A segment of the Lolium perenne isolate Kyuss_39 chromosome 3, Kyuss_2.0, whole genome shotgun sequence genome:
CAAAAGACTCCTTATAAAAATCTGTACAGCTGGCGAACTAATATTTACCCTGTATCTCAACAGGCCAAGATAGGTGATCTACTCCCGTCACGCATAAAGATTGCAGCTACATTAATAAAGGATGGGCGCAAAAATAGTACGGTAAAGATTGCTGCAAATTAATACTGAAGATCATGCCATTGGGATTCAGGAGCTACCATTTACAGATTGGGGAAAGAACCTTTCTTTTCACAGTTGGACGACTGAAATTGaagacaataaacagagaaagaaacaaaagaaaacaaggcgagccgccaccgccgccgccgccggtaagtGTCTACACGGCGACCCTCTGCAGGACCCTGGAGGGcacggcgaagcgcgcggagaaGGAGCGGGAGAGGTTCTCCGGCTCGACCCAGGCGGCGCCGTCGTCGAAGTTCTGCGCGTAGCTGTAGGCGTCGTAGGGCTCCCGCGGCGCCGCCGACGGCACGCAGCCGGTGGTGCAGAGCAGTATCCTCTTCTTCTCGCGGACGATCTTCCGCCACAGGCCCCTCAGCTTGGTGCCGCACCCGCGAGACGAGGCCGCGGACGACGCCCGCCCGTACGAGGAGGCGGCGGCCTTGTCGAACTGGCCGTCGAAGtagtagtcgtcgtcgtcgtcgaggtCGAAGCCGTCGCGGACGTAGCGGCGGGACATGGAGGGGGCGCAGGAGCAGGATGCCTGCCGCTGGGAGCGCTGGCCGTCGGCGCCGTCCATGGCGGGGAGAGGAGTGGGAGAGGCGGCAGTTGCAAGAATCAAGAATGGGGGGAGAGAGGTTGTGCGAGAGAGATGGGAGGCGTTGGTCGTGGGTTGTGTATATGTAGCGAGGGAGGACCGGAGAAGAGTGGCCGGTGGGTGGTTTTGCTCGTGGGTTACGATAAAATATCTTTTTAATCACGTACAAAAGTAGGAAAAAATATTGTGCTAACAACCCATATCTGACTGGATTAATCATTTTATGACGAGGCCAGAATAGCTGTCTATAGTGATCAACCAACAGCCCATAGGTGACTGGAAAATGTACTCACATAAATTTCTCTCAAATTTTCTTGGTTTCCATAGACACTAAGAAACGCATGAATGATTTATAGGTTTTGCAGATCCTGACAGGAATTTAAACTTTTAGTCTTGTGTAATTAAGAAAAAAGGAGACACCATTTACGCTAAAGCAGAGGTATTGGCACAAACTTAGAGCTAAATATGCTACTTAAATGAATTCGGTAAGACGGTAACTCAGTAACTATTAAACTTGTGAGATTAAACTTGTGAGATTAGCCTTGGCTGTTGACTCAAAAATAGGATTATACGATTTAAAACCTTTGAATTATTCTAATTAAATTTCGGGTAATCTATATTTGCATTCTAGTTGCTATACCATATCATATACCTTCTGAAGCGCCACTTCGAAATTAGATACCTTTATCCAATGAATTCATCAAAATATAATATGGATACCTTAATACGGATTCGGGAAAATTATCCTATTTGTTTATATCCCTATTTATTTGAAAtaccttttttcgaaatggaagTTCTACCCTAGTCTCTGCATCTAATTATGCACACAACTTTCTTTTATTAAAATTATTCACATgaactgttgtggatatacttcataggtataccatcgacatggttcgattccggcaagcccggatggtccacagatggtggtgatggcatatggcccaccgggcggcccagttgctgttgatcaagatggaagatgtccagcccaggaacaaggagccggatcctaaccgacatacgaaggtagccggatcctaaccgacctactgaggtagccggatccgaaccgacctactGAGGTAGTCGGATCCAAACCGACCTACTGAGGTAGCCGGATCCATGAAGACCCatggaggtacccggatccgaagaggtctatgtcaggagtcagatccgtgaaggcccatgaaggaagccggatccatgacgacaagttaggaataggtggatccttgacgtacatggcaatgtaatattccgtagttaggcaacttgtatttcgggtaggactctccatagaaatcctagatccgggcgcctatataagccggatcccgggagccctagagggagATCTCGAACTAGAgacgagacaaccacaactcattgtaacaacgcgaaaacgcccagataattccagacaagcagcagtagggcttgtcttcgagcaggtgttccgaagctgggtaaatcgcgtaccaccgtcccgagtgctctccgccctatggcccctacttctttttcccctcgtgaggatccctcctccgaggtaccgtcgagtaGGCAACGACATGAACCTTacaagaaaaatacaaatattaatgtcgagggtactcctcggcaatggccACCTTTTGGAGTTTAGGGTTAAcagaatcctgcaggctgacattTTATACATGTGGGTAGCAGTAAGTATATGAGTTGAATTTGGTATCCACAAGCTATACATATATGTGTGATATTATTTTACCATACCCATACCATATTCATTGCCATCCTtggactacccacaatgggagtatcataggtagtatcatgcatttcatgcatgcaaaatgctaaTGTGACAGTAcaattaaggatgagagagagtgtagtatcataggtagataccgtagcatagcacatactactagaaaaaatAATGTCAATTAAATCTTGTACacgtatttgcattgagattctacaaaacaattaatatatggagactatgatactagtatatgataccatgcattgtggagatagtaacatgtagtagtatcatacgcatgatatttctatatgatactatgcattgtgactagtcttagtaAGCCCTGCCACACACGGAGGGACTGCACCAAATAACACAAGCCCACAGAACTCACTATGACCTAGAACAGCTAGTTTGTGTGCGATAATTCAATTACAGTGGATGTATTATGGCATATCTCAAAATTTAAATACGTTCAGTACA
Coding sequences within it:
- the LOC127341628 gene encoding uncharacterized protein — protein: MDGADGQRSQRQASCSCAPSMSRRYVRDGFDLDDDDDYYFDGQFDKAAASSYGRASSAASSRGCGTKLRGLWRKIVREKKRILLCTTGCVPSAAPREPYDAYSYAQNFDDGAAWVEPENLSRSFSARFAVPSRVLQRVAV